Genomic segment of Bdellovibrionota bacterium:
CAGTTTTACGGTGAATTTTGTTTACGGCGGGGAGGTGGCCAGCGCCGGTGCGCCGCTGCCGCGAGCAAGCGCATGGAGGATTCGAGTGGTTTCTACTAAACGACGACGGCTTCGACATCATACTGCTGGATTCGCGCATCGTGTGTCACGAGGGTCAACCCTTCAACTTGGCTCTGGACAATCAACATTCTGTCGAAAGGATCGCGGTGGTGCGGTGGAAGAAAATGCATTGCATGAGCGTGTTCTGAGGTGATAGGCAGATCTTGAAAAGACTGAGCTTCGAGAACTTCGCGGAAATTGCGGGGCAACTGAATTTTTTTCAGCCGTTCCTTGATCCAAATTTCCCAGATCGTGGCGGCGCTTACGGCACTGATGTTCTTCGAATTGCCGATCAATTCTCTCGCGCGCGCCGACAGCTGGGGGTCATCATTCAGCCACCAGAGAAGAACATGGGTATCCAACAGCAGATTCACG
This window contains:
- a CDS encoding type II toxin-antitoxin system VapC family toxin; amino-acid sequence: MNLLLDTHVLLWWLNDDPQLSARARELIGNSKNISAVSAATIWEIWIKERLKKIQLPRNFREVLEAQSFQDLPITSEHAHAMHFLPPHHRDPFDRMLIVQSQVEGLTLVTHDARIQQYDVEAVVV